One stretch of Zingiber officinale cultivar Zhangliang chromosome 6B, Zo_v1.1, whole genome shotgun sequence DNA includes these proteins:
- the LOC121992290 gene encoding beta-1,2-xylosyltransferase RCN11-like isoform X1, whose amino-acid sequence MTLRQRRLLLRTLLFLFSLNAATIAFYLLFHFPQRSPAVDAAISTQTLDKDRQQYPTLKQWPTLPSFLPWIPSPGPPLSSCEAYFGHGFSRRIDALGAGEDGGGWLRCHYSETLRSSVCEGAQIRMDPSRIIMSDGGESLEVVIGRGEEEELPKYESGAFEIDGGSLGKEGMRAVDEEFLEKYVQRGEVQSHTMRMLMESMRFVGHQKLDCSEWIEEPTVLVTRFEYANVFHTVTDWYSAYVSSRVTDLPYRPNLVFVDGHCKTQLEETWEAIFSSVRYAKNFSGPVCFRHAVFAPLGYETALFKGLTQHINCQGISAGKLRQDPDIHRTARLSEFGEMIITAFGLLGKRDLPRDPSVGYNVLFVRREDYLAHPRHSGKVESRLSNEQEVFDAIKIWAARQDKCRINVVNGLFAHMHMKEQLEAIQEASVVVGAHGAGLTHLVAAREGTKVLEIISSMYRRPHFALISEWKGLEYHPIYLSGSYAVPAKVIDELSHIMGSIGC is encoded by the exons ATGACTCTGCGGCAGCGCCGACTTCTGCTGCgcaccctcctcttcctcttctccctcaACGCCGCCACCATCGCCTTCTACCTCCTTTTTCACTTTCCTCAACGCAGCCCGGCCGTTGACGCCGCCATCTCCACCCAAACCCTAGACAAGGACCGCCAACAATATCCCACACTTAAGCAATGGCCGACCCTCCCCTCCTTCCTCCCGTGGATCCCCTCACCCGGCCCGCCCCTAAGCTCCTGCGAGGCCTACTTTGGCCACGGATTCTCCCGCCGGATCGACGCACTCGGCGCCGGGGAGGACGGTGGCGGGTGGCTCCGGTGCCACTACAGTGAGACTCTGAGGAGCTCCGTGTGCGAGGGGGCTCAGATCCGAATGGACCCCTCGCGGATTATCATGTCTGACGGCGGGGAGAGTTTGGAGGTGGTGATCGGCCGCGGGGAGGAGGAGGAGCTGCCGAAGTATGAGTCCGGGGCGTTCGAGATCGATGGAGGCAGCTTGGGGAAGGAGGGGATGAGGGCCGTGGATGAGGAATTCCTTGAGAAGTATGTCCAGCGAGGCGAAGTGCAATCCCACACGATGCGGATGCTAATGGAATCGATGCGGTTCGTTGGCCATCAGAAGCTGGATTGCTCTGAG TGGATTGAGGAACCAACAGTGCTGGTGACACGTTTCGAGTATGCCAATGTTTTCCATACAGTTACTGATTGGTATAGTGCATATGTCAGTTCCAGAGTTACCGACCTGCCTTATCGGCCTAATTTAGTCTTTGTTGATGGTCATTGCAAG ACTCAACTGGAAGAAACCTGGGAAGCTATTTTTTCTAGCGTTCGATATGCTAAAAACTTCTCGGGTCCAGTATGCTTTAGACATGCAGTTTTTGCACCACTGGGGTATGAGACAGCTTTGTTTAAAGGACTAACACAACACATAAACTGCCAAGGAATATCTGCTGGAAAACTTCGTCAAGACCCTGACATACACAGAACTGCCCGACTATCTGAATTTGGTGAGATGATTATAACTGCATTTGGCCTTCTGGGGAAGCGAGATTTACCAAGGGATCCATCTGTAGGCTATAATGTCCTTTTTGTGCGCCGTGAAGATTATCTAGCACACCCTCGCCACAGTGGAAAAGTTGAGTCTAGGTTAAGCAACGAACAGGAGGTTTTCGATGCAATAAAGAtatgggctgctaggcaagataAGTGCAGAATAAATGTAGTGAACGGTCTGTTCGCACACATGCATATGAAAGAGCAGCTGGAAGCAATTCAAGAAGCTTCAGTTGTTGTCGGGGCACATGGAGCTGGTCTCACTCACTTGGTTGCTGCAAGAGAAGGCACAAAGGTCCTCGAAATCATCAGTAGCATGTATAGACGCCCACATTTTGCATTGATCTCAGAGTGGAAAGGATTGGAGTATCACCCCATTTATCTTTCCGGATCATATGCTGTACCTGCTAAAGTCATCGATGAGCTTAGCCACATCATGGGCAGCATTGGTTGCTAA
- the LOC121992290 gene encoding beta-1,2-xylosyltransferase RCN11-like isoform X2 codes for MTLRQRRLLLRTLLFLFSLNAATIAFYLLFHFPQRSPAVDAAISTQTLDKDRQQYPTLKQWPTLPSFLPWIPSPGPPLSSCEAYFGHGFSRRIDALGAGEDGGGWLRCHYSETLRSSVCEGAQIRMDPSRIIMSDGGESLEVVIGRGEEEELPKYESGAFEIDGGSLGKEGMRAVDEEFLEKYVQRGEVQSHTMRMLMESMRFVGHQKLDCSEWIEEPTVLVTRFEYANVFHTVTDWYSAYVSSRVTDLPYRPNLVFVDGHCKTQLEETWEAIFSSVRYAKNFSGPVCFRHAVFAPLGYETALFKGLTQHINCQGISAGKLRQDPDIHRTARLSEFGYNVLFVRREDYLAHPRHSGKVESRLSNEQEVFDAIKIWAARQDKCRINVVNGLFAHMHMKEQLEAIQEASVVVGAHGAGLTHLVAAREGTKVLEIISSMYRRPHFALISEWKGLEYHPIYLSGSYAVPAKVIDELSHIMGSIGC; via the exons ATGACTCTGCGGCAGCGCCGACTTCTGCTGCgcaccctcctcttcctcttctccctcaACGCCGCCACCATCGCCTTCTACCTCCTTTTTCACTTTCCTCAACGCAGCCCGGCCGTTGACGCCGCCATCTCCACCCAAACCCTAGACAAGGACCGCCAACAATATCCCACACTTAAGCAATGGCCGACCCTCCCCTCCTTCCTCCCGTGGATCCCCTCACCCGGCCCGCCCCTAAGCTCCTGCGAGGCCTACTTTGGCCACGGATTCTCCCGCCGGATCGACGCACTCGGCGCCGGGGAGGACGGTGGCGGGTGGCTCCGGTGCCACTACAGTGAGACTCTGAGGAGCTCCGTGTGCGAGGGGGCTCAGATCCGAATGGACCCCTCGCGGATTATCATGTCTGACGGCGGGGAGAGTTTGGAGGTGGTGATCGGCCGCGGGGAGGAGGAGGAGCTGCCGAAGTATGAGTCCGGGGCGTTCGAGATCGATGGAGGCAGCTTGGGGAAGGAGGGGATGAGGGCCGTGGATGAGGAATTCCTTGAGAAGTATGTCCAGCGAGGCGAAGTGCAATCCCACACGATGCGGATGCTAATGGAATCGATGCGGTTCGTTGGCCATCAGAAGCTGGATTGCTCTGAG TGGATTGAGGAACCAACAGTGCTGGTGACACGTTTCGAGTATGCCAATGTTTTCCATACAGTTACTGATTGGTATAGTGCATATGTCAGTTCCAGAGTTACCGACCTGCCTTATCGGCCTAATTTAGTCTTTGTTGATGGTCATTGCAAG ACTCAACTGGAAGAAACCTGGGAAGCTATTTTTTCTAGCGTTCGATATGCTAAAAACTTCTCGGGTCCAGTATGCTTTAGACATGCAGTTTTTGCACCACTGGGGTATGAGACAGCTTTGTTTAAAGGACTAACACAACACATAAACTGCCAAGGAATATCTGCTGGAAAACTTCGTCAAGACCCTGACATACACAGAACTGCCCGACTATCTGAATTTG GCTATAATGTCCTTTTTGTGCGCCGTGAAGATTATCTAGCACACCCTCGCCACAGTGGAAAAGTTGAGTCTAGGTTAAGCAACGAACAGGAGGTTTTCGATGCAATAAAGAtatgggctgctaggcaagataAGTGCAGAATAAATGTAGTGAACGGTCTGTTCGCACACATGCATATGAAAGAGCAGCTGGAAGCAATTCAAGAAGCTTCAGTTGTTGTCGGGGCACATGGAGCTGGTCTCACTCACTTGGTTGCTGCAAGAGAAGGCACAAAGGTCCTCGAAATCATCAGTAGCATGTATAGACGCCCACATTTTGCATTGATCTCAGAGTGGAAAGGATTGGAGTATCACCCCATTTATCTTTCCGGATCATATGCTGTACCTGCTAAAGTCATCGATGAGCTTAGCCACATCATGGGCAGCATTGGTTGCTAA